DNA sequence from the Methanomicrobiales archaeon genome:
CCTGTACCGCAGGCTGCTCGAACCGCGAACGCAGCGCCGGGACGGTGGAGCTGCGGAGGCGCACGGGAATCGGGGCTCCCGGATGCCGTGCACTCCCGGTCGATCGTGCTGCACTTCCCCCGAGGCGCTCCTGCATCGGGAGGGAGACATAGCCCTTCTCCTTCAGGAAACCCGCCGCATCCCGGATCGCGATCCCGGAGTTGCGCTGGCGTCCGGTCTGCGGGCGGTGACGCGGTTGGAGAGCGATCGCTCCCCGGTCTTCAGCGGGACGGGTGATGCCCGGGAACGCCGTGCCGATGGCGGCCCCGCAGACGGGGATAACAAGGTGGAGAGGGCAGGGATCGGACTGGCTCGGGGGCGCCAGATGCCGTGGAAGATGCCGTATGGCGGAGCTCCCGCCTGAGGCGAATTGAAAAAGAGGGAGATCACTTCCACAGCCAGCCGATCAGACCTTTATCCTCCCTCTCCTGCCGGGCCAGGTTCTGGAGCCGATCCTGCTCCTGCGCCATGACCTGCAGCTGCTCGCGGAGGGCTGCCCGCGCATCGGGGTCGCAGCGGCACTGGTCCACCAGCTGCTCCATCTGGCGGATCCGCTCCCGGTTCCGGATCACCTCGCGGTCGATCTCCCCGGCCGCTCCTTCGTCCCCGCCCGCAAAGAACCGCACCACGGCATTCCGCTCCCGGATCCGCTCTTCTGCACGGATGGTCGCCTGGACGGAGTTGTCGAACTCCTGTGCGATCGCCGAGACGTTCTGGCCGATGCCATCGAGTTCGTCCTTCATGAGAAGGAGGGCGTGCACCGCGAGCCGCACGCGGTTCTGGTTGGCCAGGATCTCGCGGTTCTGCAGCGGCGACTGGTTCGTCTCCTGCGCGAGCTGGTGCTCGCGGTCGCGGATCTGCTGGCGGAGATCCGTGCCGTTCCGGGGCGGGATTCGGTCCGCGGCACCGCCCGCCTCCGTCTCGTTGCGGAACCGCTGTTCGGTCTGGTTCTGGAATCCCGCCGCTGTCTCGTCTCCCTGCCGCAGTTCCGTCTCGTTCCGGATCCGGGACTGCGTCTGGTCCGCGGCCCCCCCGGGACCGCTGCCGGCGTCGCCGCTCGCGGCCAGGGCGCCGATCGGCGCCGCGGCCAGGAGCAGCATGCCGATGAGTAGAATCGAAAGTACAGTTCTCATGTGCCAACCTCCTGCAGGAATTTCATCTGCCTGCAGATACTTTTACTTTTTTCATGAGGGGGGACGTTCAGGCGGTCCGCGGACAGCGGTCGCCGCTCCCGTCCCGCAGCCGCTGCCGATCGCAGTCCCCCCGCTCGGTTCCATAGCGGTGCATGGCCTGCTCCGCCTCTCCGCCCCCGGAGGCCTCTGCGGAGGCGGCGATCCGATGGCGGTACTGGTGCTCCCCGCAGTCCGTGCAATTCCCTGGATTGCCTTCGGGCGCGTTCCCCCCGCCGGCGGCGCTTGCCGGCAGTGCGGCTGCCACGAGAAGCAGGAGGACCGCTCCGATTCCGATCGCTGCAATGCGTCTGTTCATGCTGTCGACCACCGGAAGGGTATGAGACCCTTCGTACCAACCATGGGATCGGGCGGGAGAAATATTCCTACAATGCCCCCGATTCCCGGGTGGGACCGGGCAGTCCCGTGGTGGAACTGCCGGAGATCGTACAAAGAACAATGACAATGGAGCGCAATAGTAGTACGTACCGGACGTGCAGGCATGGAGCGGACGGAGAGGAAGGGCGAGAAGACCCTTGCCGTGGACTACGATGCGGACTTCCTCGAGGATCTCTCGGAGTACCTGGAGGTGCTCGGCCACCCCCAGCGGCTGAAGATCCTGCGGGCGATCGAGGAGGAGCCAAAGGACATCCGCACCATCGCCGAGGAGACCGATGCCACCTACGAGAACACCAAGAAGCACCTCTACCGGCTCCTCGGTATCGGCCTCGTGAGGAAGGAGGCCGGTTTCGGCCAGCCCACATCCCGGGGGATCCTGCCGGTCTGGAAGTTCTCGCTCATGCCGGGAGCCATGGAGCGGATCCTCCGCAACCTGGGGATCTTCTCCGCGGTGCGGAGTGCCATCTCGGATGCCGCGGTGCGGCGCAGGATGGAGGATCTGCGG
Encoded proteins:
- a CDS encoding FHA domain-containing protein; translation: MERTERKGEKTLAVDYDADFLEDLSEYLEVLGHPQRLKILRAIEEEPKDIRTIAEETDATYENTKKHLYRLLGIGLVRKEAGFGQPTSRGILPVWKFSLMPGAMERILRNLGIFSAVRSAISDAAVRRRMEDLRDEIGRTLASSRAALVVVSGPQDGLVFPLAGDRIRIGRGEPGQTPSDTDLALAPAYAAVTRISRPHAVIFREGGRWFIEDRGSSGGTLLNGRALLPEQAVPIRNGDVAELGRGPHTALIVLVDLPGEG